One window of the Acinonyx jubatus isolate Ajub_Pintada_27869175 chromosome A2, VMU_Ajub_asm_v1.0, whole genome shotgun sequence genome contains the following:
- the LOC128315001 gene encoding olfactory receptor-like protein OLF4 produces the protein MLLVPICANINLFFFLISSHHHHHMAPGNNTQISEFLLLGLSDDPELQPLIFGLFLSMYLIIVFGNLLIVLAISSDSHLHTPMYFFLANLSFVDICFTSTVIPKMLWNIQTQSKVITYGGCITQMYFFLLFVELDIFLLTVMAYDRFVAICHPLNYMVIMNPRLCGLLVLVSWIMCALNSLLESLMVLRLSFCTVLEISHFFCELNQMIQLACSDTFLNSMVMYSGIMLLAGGPFVGILYSYSKIVSSIRGISSAQSKYKAFSICVSHLSVVSLFYCTGLGVYLSSAATQSSHSSATASVVYTVVTPMLNPFIYSLRNKDMKGALMRRKGNTFAVLVGMQTGAATLENRWRFLKKLKTELPNDPAIALLGIYPKDRHSVETVEATWSQQTPEGGHTRWCWDEVVEGEAWCQMCVVIFHGP, from the exons ATGTTACTAGTGCCCATTTGTGctaatattaatctttttttttttctaatttctagtcaccaccaccaccacatggCACCAGGCAATAATACCcaaatttcagaatttcttcttctgggattatCAGATGACCCAGAATTACAGCCCCTCATATTTGGGCTTTTCCTCTCCATGTACCTGATCATTGTGTTTGGAAACCTGCTCATCGTCCTAGCTATCAGCTCTGACTCCCACCTCCAcacacccatgtacttcttcctggccaACCTGTCCTTTGTGGACATCTGCTTCACCTCCACTGTCATCCCAAAGATGCTCTGGAACATCCAGACTCAGAGCAAAGTCATAACCTATGGAGGCTGCATCACACAGATGTACTTTTTCCTACTCTTTGTAGAATTAGACATCTTTCTCCTGACTGTGATGGCTTACGACCGCTTTGTGGCCATCTGTCACCCCCTGAACTACATGGTCATCATGAACCCCCGGCTCTGTGGACTGCTGGTTCTGGTGTCCTGGATCATGTGTGCCCTGAATTCCTTGTTAGAAAGCTTAATGGTATTGCGGCTGTCCTTCTGTACAGTCTTGGAAATCTCCCACTTTTTCTGTGAACTCAATCAGATGATCCAACTTGCCTGTTCTGACACTTTTCTCAATAGCATGGTGATGTATTCTGGAATTATGCTGCTGGCTGGTGGTCCCTTTGTTGGGATCCTTTACTCTTACTCTAAGATAGTTTCCTCCATACGTGGGATCTCATCAGCTCAGAGCAAGTATAAAGCATTTTCCATCTGTGTGTCTCACCTCTCCGTTGTCTCTCTATTTTATTGTACTGGCCTGGGAGTGTACCTCAGCTCTGCTGCTACCCAGAGCTCCCACTCAAGTGCCACAGCCTCAGTGGTGTACACAGTGGTCACACCCATGCTGAACCCTttcatctacagcctgaggaacaaAGACATGAAGGGGGCTctgatgcggagaaaggggaacacttttgcagtgttggtgggaatgcaaactggtgcagccactctggaaaacagatggaggttcctcaagaaattaaaaacagaactacccaacgatccagcaattgcactactaggtatttatccaaaggaca GACACTCggtagagactgttgaggccacctggtcccagcagaccccggaaggcggcCACACTCGCTGGTGCTGGGACGAggtcgttgagggtgaagcctggtgccagatgtgtgttgtgattttccacgGTCCCTGA